The following coding sequences are from one Triticum aestivum cultivar Chinese Spring chromosome 5A, IWGSC CS RefSeq v2.1, whole genome shotgun sequence window:
- the LOC123106987 gene encoding pathogen-associated molecular patterns-induced protein A70: MAAAEWWCWPLPAWLGSGAAWFVALNLVVGAIFALSSRAQPQSPSPRRGGSGSGITRRASSAVLHRIRSFNIFSFPSSEPSPGATATATFREAEDAATARTRSPSTPRPPQPQAAIEEEDVEDESSMSMDEAYALVLAGRQRAAPTEEEAAGSEVDAKAEEFIQGFKEDLRQQRLKSIFNYTQMLKRRVAAGRPPAAP, encoded by the coding sequence ATGGCGGCGGCTGAGTGGTGGTGCTGGCCGCTGCCGGCGTGGCTGGGCTCCGGCGCGGCGTGGTTCGTGGCCCTCAACCTCGTGGTGGGCGCTATCTTCGCCCTGTCCTCCCGTGCGCAGCCgcagtcgccgtcgccgcgccgcggcGGGAGCGGGAGCGGGATCACGCGCAGGGCCTCGTCGGCGGTGCTGCACCGCATCCGCTCCTTCAACATCTTCTCCTTCCCGTCCTCGGAACCGAGCCCgggcgccaccgccaccgccaccttcCGCGAAGCAGAGGAcgcggcgacggcgaggacgagGTCGCCATCGACGCCGCGTCCACCACAACCACAGGCGGCGAtagaggaggaggacgtggaagACGAGAGCTCGATGAGCATGGACGAGGCGTACGCGCTCGTCCTAGCggggcggcagcgggcggcgccgacggaggaggaggcggccgggtcCGAGGTGGACGCCAAGGCGGAGGAGTTCATCCAGGGGTTCAAGGAGGACCTCAGGCAGCAGCGCCTCAAATCCATCTTCAACTACACCCAGATGCTCAAGCGCCGCGTTGCCGCCGGCCGGCCGCCTGCCGCTCCGTGA